Proteins encoded within one genomic window of Bradyrhizobium sp. AZCC 1719:
- a CDS encoding ABC transporter substrate-binding protein, whose protein sequence is MKNSISRRNVLQGAAAVLAGAAFSTRVMAAAPPPEAVTPALIEAAKKEGKVIYYTSTDLPVAEKLAKAFEAKYPGIAVRVERTGAERLFQRIGQEYSSNIHAVDVVNSSDAAHFIVWKRDGILAPYVTEDVAKFYPAEHKDPDGQFASFRVWLSIIAYNTNLVKAEDAPKSFADLLDPKWKGKIVKAHPGYSGTIMTATYQMQRDLGWSFFEKLARQNIMQVQSSADPPKKLDLGERAVMADGNEYNIFQMREAGRPVEPIYATEGSPLIIGPNGVFKDAPNPNAARLFQSFSLSREAQQLIIDVGGLRSVHSQTVEKAGRKPLKDIKTMKDDAAAVEKESEAIKARYTKIFRI, encoded by the coding sequence ATGAAGAACTCGATCTCGCGACGCAATGTGCTCCAGGGGGCCGCAGCCGTTCTCGCAGGCGCAGCATTTTCCACGCGCGTGATGGCGGCTGCGCCGCCGCCGGAAGCGGTCACACCCGCGCTGATCGAAGCGGCGAAGAAGGAAGGCAAGGTCATCTATTACACCTCGACCGACTTGCCGGTCGCGGAGAAGCTGGCCAAGGCATTCGAGGCGAAATATCCGGGCATTGCGGTGCGTGTCGAGCGCACCGGCGCGGAGCGCTTGTTTCAGCGTATCGGCCAGGAATATTCCAGCAACATCCATGCCGTCGACGTGGTGAACTCGTCCGATGCCGCGCATTTCATCGTCTGGAAGCGTGACGGCATTCTGGCGCCTTACGTGACGGAGGATGTCGCAAAATTCTATCCGGCCGAACACAAGGATCCGGACGGCCAGTTTGCGAGCTTCCGCGTCTGGCTCAGCATCATTGCCTACAACACAAATCTGGTGAAAGCGGAGGACGCGCCGAAGAGTTTTGCCGATCTGCTCGATCCCAAATGGAAGGGCAAGATCGTCAAGGCGCACCCGGGCTATAGCGGCACCATCATGACGGCGACCTACCAGATGCAGCGCGATCTCGGCTGGAGCTTTTTCGAGAAGCTCGCCAGGCAGAACATCATGCAGGTGCAGTCGTCGGCCGATCCGCCGAAAAAACTCGATCTCGGCGAGCGCGCGGTGATGGCCGACGGCAACGAATACAACATCTTCCAGATGAGGGAGGCAGGTCGTCCGGTCGAGCCAATTTATGCCACGGAGGGCTCGCCGCTGATTATCGGGCCGAACGGCGTCTTCAAGGATGCACCCAATCCCAACGCGGCCAGACTGTTCCAGTCGTTCAGTCTCAGCCGGGAGGCCCAGCAATTGATCATCGATGTCGGTGGCCTGCGCTCGGTGCATTCTCAAACCGTCGAGAAGGCAGGGCGCAAGCCGCTCAAGGACATCAAGACCATGAAGGACGACGCCGCAGCAGTCGAGAAGGAAAGCGAGGCCATCAAGGCGCGCTATACCAAGATCTTTCGCATTTGA
- a CDS encoding MmgE/PrpD family protein, whose amino-acid sequence MASGLPRISVAETLAERIAALRPGALPAETVRKCEDLLIDVVGLCVTARNEDYVGSALAGCDDDGPCTAIGHKRTLSAAGAAFVNGTAAHGEDFDDTFEGGPVHAGAVIVPALLAACERHNPDGRMALIGIAVGTEVLCRLSLVVPKAVHKAGFHPTAVFGAMGAAAGVGAALGLNARQIVDALGIAGSMAGGIIEYLAEGAWTKRLHAGWAAQSGIRAALLARGGFVGPRTVFEGVHGLFHAFAHTTDGDYGALIGDFGTRWVTDTLAFKPYPCGTMAQPYIDCARRLAARGIKPEDVTEIVCEVAEGTVHRLWEPLADKQRPRNGYAAKFAVPYLLATGFVHGGVGLAAFTESAIRDQQVLALAVKVKFVIDPDNPYPNNYTGRIRATLRDGSVVEERQPYLRGGAQEPLTRQDVIDKFRLNAEHGGWSAIQSDAALKLLAGLYNGRIDLSSLRG is encoded by the coding sequence ATGGCCTCCGGACTGCCAAGGATTTCGGTCGCCGAAACGCTTGCCGAAAGGATCGCCGCACTCAGACCTGGCGCGTTACCGGCTGAAACCGTCCGCAAATGCGAAGATCTGCTGATCGATGTGGTCGGCCTATGCGTCACCGCGCGCAACGAGGACTATGTCGGAAGCGCGCTGGCCGGTTGCGACGATGACGGTCCCTGCACGGCGATCGGGCACAAGCGCACGCTGAGCGCGGCCGGTGCCGCCTTCGTCAACGGCACTGCCGCGCATGGCGAGGACTTCGACGACACTTTTGAGGGTGGTCCGGTGCATGCCGGCGCCGTGATTGTCCCGGCACTGCTTGCCGCCTGCGAGCGGCATAATCCGGATGGTCGAATGGCGCTGATCGGGATTGCGGTCGGCACCGAAGTGCTGTGCCGGTTGAGTCTCGTGGTGCCGAAGGCGGTTCACAAGGCGGGCTTTCACCCGACTGCGGTCTTCGGCGCGATGGGCGCGGCCGCGGGTGTCGGTGCCGCCCTTGGCCTCAACGCCAGGCAGATCGTCGATGCGCTCGGCATTGCCGGCAGCATGGCCGGGGGCATCATCGAATATCTTGCCGAAGGCGCCTGGACCAAGCGGCTGCATGCCGGATGGGCGGCGCAATCAGGCATCCGCGCGGCGCTGTTGGCGCGGGGAGGGTTCGTCGGGCCGCGCACGGTATTCGAGGGGGTACACGGCTTGTTTCATGCCTTCGCACACACCACCGATGGCGATTATGGCGCGCTGATCGGCGATTTCGGCACACGCTGGGTGACGGACACGCTGGCGTTCAAGCCCTATCCATGCGGAACGATGGCGCAGCCCTATATCGATTGCGCGCGCCGGTTGGCCGCTCGCGGCATCAAACCAGAAGACGTGACCGAGATCGTCTGCGAGGTGGCGGAGGGAACGGTGCATCGGCTGTGGGAGCCATTGGCCGACAAGCAGCGTCCGCGCAACGGCTATGCCGCAAAATTCGCCGTGCCTTATCTGCTGGCCACCGGCTTCGTGCATGGCGGGGTCGGGCTTGCCGCGTTCACCGAAAGCGCGATCCGCGATCAGCAAGTGCTGGCGCTCGCCGTCAAGGTGAAATTCGTGATCGACCCGGACAATCCCTATCCGAACAATTACACCGGTCGCATCCGCGCCACGCTCCGCGACGGCAGCGTGGTGGAAGAGCGACAGCCATATCTGCGCGGCGGTGCGCAGGAGCCGTTGACGCGGCAGGACGTGATCGACAAATTCAGGCTCAACGCCGAGCATGGCGGCTGGAGCGCCATACAAAGCGACGCGGCGTTGAAGCTGTTGGCGGGGCTGTATAATGGCCGCATCGATCTTTCCTCATTGCGCGGGTAG
- a CDS encoding 3-oxoacyl-ACP reductase family protein translates to MTKELAGKVAIVTGAGRNIGRAIALTLAEGGAFVVVNARSNRAEAEAVAQEIEAAGSKAVVHIGDVADANAVQAMADAAVKQFGRIDILVNNAALRREKPFAEIDHAAWREILDVTLDGAFHCVKACLPALRKSGAGTIVNIGGLSAHTGAKNRAHVVTAKAGIIGLTRALAHDLADDGITVNCVVPGLIGTPRPKDRPEPAHHLTHQTITGNRGLPEDVAATVRFLCGPGARYINGQAIHTNGGAYLGA, encoded by the coding sequence ATGACCAAAGAACTCGCCGGCAAAGTCGCCATTGTCACCGGCGCAGGCCGCAATATCGGCCGCGCGATCGCGCTGACGCTGGCGGAAGGCGGCGCGTTCGTCGTGGTGAACGCGCGCAGCAACCGCGCCGAAGCGGAGGCAGTCGCGCAGGAGATCGAAGCCGCCGGCAGCAAGGCGGTGGTTCATATCGGCGACGTCGCTGATGCTAACGCAGTGCAGGCCATGGCCGATGCTGCCGTGAAGCAATTCGGCCGTATCGATATCCTCGTCAACAACGCCGCGTTGCGGCGCGAAAAGCCATTCGCCGAAATAGACCATGCAGCGTGGCGCGAAATCCTCGACGTGACCCTCGATGGCGCGTTCCACTGCGTGAAGGCCTGTCTGCCGGCGCTGCGAAAGTCCGGCGCGGGGACTATCGTCAATATCGGCGGCCTTAGCGCGCACACGGGGGCAAAAAATCGCGCGCATGTGGTGACGGCGAAGGCTGGCATCATCGGCCTGACCCGCGCGCTGGCGCACGACCTCGCTGACGACGGGATCACCGTGAACTGCGTGGTTCCCGGCCTGATCGGCACACCCCGGCCGAAGGATAGACCGGAGCCGGCGCATCATTTGACGCATCAGACTATCACCGGCAATCGGGGACTGCCGGAAGACGTCGCCGCAACCGTGCGTTTCCTGTGCGGGCCCGGCGCCCGCTACATCAACGGGCAGGCGATCCATACCAATGGCGGCGCCTATTTGGGCGCCTGA
- a CDS encoding molybdopterin oxidoreductase family protein gives MNQHAKVDIRHSTCPHDCPSACALDIEVIDGRSIGRVRGSKLQTYTAGVVCAKVARYAERIHHPERLLYPMRRTGAKGSGQFARISWDEALDEIAARFDQAEREFGAESVWPYYYAGTMGLVMRDGINRLAHVKKYSRFYSTICANIARVGFAIGTGKIAGVDPREMGVSDLVVIWGTNPVNTQVNVMTHASRARKERGAKIAAIDVYNNDTMKQADIKILLRPGTDGAFACGVMHVLFREGYADRAYMDRYTDCPDELETHLATRTPEWASKISGVPVEEIEAFARLVGQTKRTFFRLGYGFTRSRNGATQMHAALCIPAVTGAWQYEGGGAFFNNAGIWNFDESIIEGHDAIDQTTRWLDQSKIGRILTGDADALKGGGPVKAMLIQNTNPVTVAPEQALVRRGFAREDLFVAVHEQFMTETAVMADIVLPATMFMEHDDLYYGGGHQHISVGAKLIDPPGECRSNHEVLQGLGRRLNAVHPGFEMTPRELIDATLKKSGHGDIETLEADLWRDIQPDFRTSHYLDGFAHPDKKFHFKADWAHPPSGKPGLGPWEQMPSLPDHWTVIEEADEAHPFRLATSPSRSFLNTSFNETPSSIAREGSPTVMIHPEDAASLGIADGDAVALGNTRGETTLTARLFDGLRRGVLVAESIHPNKAHIGGRGINMLTGAEAVAPVGGAAFHDNKVWVKKVTSASGRKS, from the coding sequence ATGAACCAGCATGCCAAGGTCGATATCCGCCACTCCACCTGTCCGCACGATTGTCCGTCGGCCTGCGCGCTTGACATCGAGGTGATCGACGGGCGTTCGATCGGACGGGTCCGAGGCTCCAAGCTGCAGACCTATACGGCAGGCGTCGTCTGCGCCAAGGTGGCGCGCTACGCCGAGCGCATTCATCATCCCGAGCGGCTGCTGTATCCGATGCGCCGGACCGGAGCGAAAGGCTCCGGTCAGTTTGCGCGGATTTCCTGGGATGAGGCGCTGGACGAAATCGCGGCGCGGTTCGATCAGGCCGAGCGTGAATTCGGCGCTGAGTCGGTCTGGCCCTATTACTATGCCGGCACCATGGGGCTCGTCATGCGCGACGGCATCAATCGCCTGGCGCATGTAAAGAAATATTCGCGCTTCTACTCGACGATCTGCGCCAACATCGCGCGCGTCGGCTTCGCCATCGGCACCGGCAAGATCGCCGGCGTCGATCCGCGCGAGATGGGCGTCTCCGATCTCGTCGTGATCTGGGGCACCAATCCGGTGAACACCCAGGTCAACGTGATGACGCATGCCTCGCGCGCCCGCAAGGAGCGTGGCGCGAAGATCGCGGCGATCGACGTCTACAACAACGACACCATGAAGCAGGCCGACATCAAGATACTGCTCCGGCCCGGCACCGACGGCGCGTTCGCCTGCGGCGTCATGCACGTGCTGTTCCGCGAAGGGTACGCGGATCGCGCCTATATGGATCGATATACCGACTGCCCCGACGAACTCGAGACGCATCTGGCGACCCGCACGCCGGAATGGGCTTCGAAGATCTCGGGCGTGCCGGTCGAGGAGATCGAGGCGTTCGCGCGCCTGGTCGGCCAGACCAAGCGTACGTTCTTCCGCCTCGGCTACGGCTTTACGCGCAGCCGCAACGGTGCAACGCAGATGCATGCGGCGCTGTGCATCCCGGCGGTGACCGGTGCCTGGCAGTATGAAGGCGGTGGCGCATTCTTCAACAATGCGGGGATCTGGAATTTCGACGAATCGATCATCGAGGGCCACGACGCGATCGATCAGACGACCCGCTGGCTCGACCAATCAAAAATCGGGCGCATCCTGACCGGCGATGCCGACGCCTTGAAGGGCGGCGGTCCCGTCAAGGCAATGTTGATCCAGAACACCAATCCGGTGACGGTCGCCCCCGAACAGGCACTGGTGCGCCGGGGCTTTGCGCGCGAGGACCTGTTCGTCGCGGTGCATGAGCAGTTCATGACTGAGACGGCGGTCATGGCCGACATCGTGCTTCCAGCCACCATGTTCATGGAACATGACGATCTCTATTACGGCGGCGGCCACCAGCATATTTCGGTGGGCGCGAAGCTGATCGATCCGCCCGGCGAGTGCCGTTCCAACCATGAGGTGCTGCAAGGCCTCGGCCGTCGCCTCAATGCCGTGCATCCCGGCTTTGAGATGACGCCGCGCGAACTGATCGATGCGACGCTGAAGAAGAGCGGTCACGGCGACATCGAAACGCTGGAAGCGGATCTGTGGCGCGATATCCAGCCGGATTTTCGAACCTCCCATTATCTCGACGGTTTTGCGCACCCGGACAAGAAGTTCCACTTCAAGGCCGATTGGGCGCACCCTCCGTCCGGTAAGCCTGGCCTAGGTCCGTGGGAGCAGATGCCGTCGCTGCCGGACCACTGGACGGTCATCGAGGAGGCGGATGAGGCGCATCCGTTCCGGCTCGCCACCAGTCCGTCGCGCAGCTTCCTCAATACCAGCTTCAACGAAACCCCGTCGTCGATCGCGCGCGAGGGCAGTCCGACCGTCATGATCCATCCCGAGGACGCGGCGTCACTCGGGATTGCCGACGGCGATGCCGTCGCGCTCGGCAACACGCGCGGCGAAACGACGTTGACGGCGCGGCTATTCGACGGCCTGCGCCGTGGCGTGCTGGTCGCGGAATCCATTCATCCCAACAAGGCCCATATCGGTGGCCGCGGCATCAATATGCTGACTGGTGCCGAAGCCGTCGCGCCCGTCGGTGGCGCGGCGTTTCATGACAACAAGGTCTGGGTGAAAAAGGTGACCTCAGCCAGTGGGCGCAAGAGTTAG
- a CDS encoding enoyl-CoA hydratase/isomerase family protein, whose product MTDHKSVICDKRGQAFWITINRPDKRNAINADVVAGIARGYRDAHDDKDVRVIVLTGAGDKAFCAGADLQNSGAAFAMDYSRPNVDYADLLRLSQNATKPAIARVGGVCMAGGMGLLCMTDMAVAADHVIFGLPEVKVGVFPMQVLSLLQSIAPRRLVSEWSLTGEPFDAHAAQAAGLLNYVVPAAELDAKVDWLVSRIVDKSPTAIRRGKYAMRAIASMSFDESIAYTESQIALLAMTEDAKEGLKAFSEKRKPSWPGR is encoded by the coding sequence ATGACCGACCACAAAAGCGTAATCTGCGACAAGCGCGGGCAGGCGTTCTGGATCACCATTAACCGCCCGGACAAGCGCAACGCCATCAATGCCGACGTGGTCGCCGGCATCGCCCGCGGCTATCGCGACGCGCATGACGACAAGGACGTCCGCGTCATCGTGCTGACGGGGGCAGGCGACAAGGCGTTTTGCGCCGGCGCCGATCTGCAGAACAGCGGTGCTGCCTTCGCGATGGATTATTCGCGACCGAATGTCGACTACGCCGATCTGCTGCGGCTGTCGCAAAACGCCACTAAGCCTGCAATCGCGCGGGTGGGGGGCGTCTGCATGGCCGGCGGAATGGGCCTGTTGTGCATGACCGACATGGCGGTCGCCGCCGATCACGTGATTTTCGGTTTGCCGGAGGTGAAGGTCGGCGTGTTCCCGATGCAGGTGCTGAGCCTGCTGCAGTCGATTGCGCCGAGGCGGCTGGTCAGCGAGTGGTCGCTGACCGGTGAGCCGTTTGATGCGCACGCGGCACAGGCTGCCGGGCTCCTGAACTACGTGGTGCCGGCGGCCGAGCTCGACGCCAAGGTCGACTGGCTGGTCAGCCGCATTGTCGACAAGTCGCCGACGGCGATCCGCCGCGGCAAATATGCGATGCGCGCCATCGCCTCGATGTCGTTCGACGAAAGCATCGCCTATACCGAAAGCCAGATCGCGCTGTTGGCGATGACGGAAGACGCCAAGGAAGGCCTCAAGGCGTTCAGTGAGAAGCGCAAGCCGTCGTGGCCGGGCCGGTAA
- a CDS encoding GlcG/HbpS family heme-binding protein has protein sequence MAELTLDVARKILDAALAKGVEKKLKPLVITILDARGCVKVTAAQDGTSLMRAEIAHGKAYGALAMGMGSRALFQRAQEQAYFVGAVNALAQGRLVPVPGGVLIQGDGGLLGAVGVSGDTSDNDEICAVAGIEAAGLKASVG, from the coding sequence ATGGCTGAACTCACTCTCGACGTCGCCCGCAAGATTCTCGATGCCGCGCTTGCCAAAGGCGTCGAGAAGAAACTGAAGCCGCTGGTGATCACCATTCTGGACGCCCGCGGCTGCGTGAAGGTCACTGCGGCGCAGGACGGCACCAGCCTGATGCGGGCGGAGATCGCGCACGGCAAGGCCTATGGCGCGCTCGCGATGGGCATGGGATCACGGGCGCTGTTCCAGCGCGCGCAGGAGCAGGCTTACTTCGTCGGAGCCGTGAATGCGCTGGCACAAGGTCGCCTGGTGCCGGTGCCGGGCGGCGTGCTGATCCAAGGTGACGGCGGTCTGCTTGGCGCCGTCGGCGTCAGCGGCGACACCTCCGACAATGACGAGATCTGCGCGGTCGCCGGCATCGAGGCTGCAGGACTGAAGGCCAGCGTAGGCTGA
- a CDS encoding FAD-binding and (Fe-S)-binding domain-containing protein, translating to MKNASTLERRLRSDLTGDVLFNAFDRGRYATDASFYQIVPAGVVVPRSMDEALKALAICRDEGRIITPRGGGTSQCGQTVNEGIVVDFSKHLNRVLSLDVENRICVVEPGIVLDDLNRQLKKHGLWFPVDVSTASRATIGGMAGNNSCGGRSLRYGTMRDNTLSMDAALADGTLLHFGEVPRDLARVNSPQSGLALFRDMLDLGEREATEISERFPKVQRRVGGYNLDALVPRNAPNNMAHLLVGSEGTLAFTTQVELKLWPVIRNKVLGVCHFGSFYEAMDAAQHLVKLRPIAVELVDRTMIALGREIAMFQPIIATAVRGDPDAVLVVEFAEEDQAENLQRLKQLGELMADLGFGWDKPQRKWGGVVEITEPSLQTGIADFRAAGLNVMMSMKQEGKPVSFVEDCAVPLPHLADYTERLNAIFAKHGTRGTMYAHASEGCLHVRPVLNLKLEKDVKAMRAIAEETFEMVREYKGSHSGEHGDGLVRSEFHEAMFGSRIVADFREVKQRFDPDNLLNPGKIVDPPKMDDRSLFRYRPDYRVTELKTVLDWSAYPGAGGGFQGAVEMCNNNGACRKLEGGVMCPSYRATRNEKDVTRGRANTLRLAISGQLGPDALASDEMMETLKLCVSCKACRHECPTGVDMAKMKIEVLAARAEKHGLSLRDRLVGYLPRYADLASRFAPLANWRNSSPLLRALFEQFAGISAKRALPAFRRDVFRPEAEVFGPADGHEVVLFADTFNRAYERENLDAALRVLVEAGYRVHLPRPTDRARPLCCGRTFLSAGLVDQARNELNRLVATYAPFAARGVPIVGLEPSCLLTLRDELLSLRSDDDAKRISTHALLFEEFLVREAEAGRLKLPLGAMPAKALVHGHCHQKSFGAFKPVEKVLRLIPDLGVETIESSCCGMAGAFGYGADTYQASMEMAELSLLPAVRRADTATLIVADGTSCRHQIKDGTNRAPLHVARVLAMSLDSAQSNR from the coding sequence CCTCAACGCTCGAGCGACGCCTGCGGTCAGATCTGACCGGCGACGTCCTTTTCAACGCCTTCGACCGCGGTCGCTATGCCACCGATGCCTCGTTCTATCAGATCGTGCCGGCGGGCGTGGTGGTGCCCCGGAGCATGGACGAGGCCCTCAAGGCGCTCGCCATTTGCCGGGACGAGGGCCGGATCATCACCCCGCGCGGCGGTGGTACTTCGCAATGCGGCCAGACCGTCAACGAGGGAATCGTCGTCGATTTCTCCAAGCACCTGAACCGGGTGCTTTCGCTCGACGTCGAAAACCGCATTTGTGTGGTCGAGCCCGGCATCGTGCTCGATGATCTCAACCGCCAGCTCAAGAAGCACGGGCTCTGGTTTCCGGTCGACGTCTCGACCGCCTCGCGCGCCACCATCGGCGGCATGGCCGGCAACAATTCCTGCGGCGGCCGTTCGCTGCGTTACGGCACCATGCGCGACAACACGCTGTCGATGGATGCGGCGCTGGCCGACGGCACGCTCCTGCATTTCGGCGAGGTGCCGCGGGATCTCGCGCGGGTGAATTCGCCCCAGAGCGGGCTTGCGCTGTTCCGCGACATGCTCGATCTCGGCGAGCGCGAGGCTACCGAGATATCCGAGCGGTTTCCAAAGGTGCAGCGCCGCGTCGGCGGCTACAATCTCGATGCGCTGGTGCCGCGCAACGCGCCCAACAACATGGCGCACCTGTTGGTCGGCTCCGAGGGCACGCTTGCCTTCACAACGCAGGTCGAGCTCAAGCTGTGGCCTGTGATCCGCAACAAGGTGCTCGGCGTATGCCATTTCGGCAGCTTCTATGAAGCGATGGACGCCGCCCAGCATCTCGTGAAGCTACGGCCGATCGCTGTCGAATTGGTCGACCGCACCATGATTGCGCTCGGCCGCGAGATCGCGATGTTCCAGCCGATCATCGCCACGGCCGTGCGCGGCGATCCCGATGCGGTGCTGGTCGTCGAATTCGCCGAGGAAGATCAGGCCGAGAATTTGCAACGACTGAAGCAACTCGGCGAACTGATGGCCGATCTCGGGTTTGGCTGGGACAAGCCGCAGCGCAAATGGGGCGGCGTGGTCGAGATCACCGAGCCAAGCTTGCAGACCGGCATCGCCGATTTCCGCGCCGCCGGCCTTAACGTGATGATGTCGATGAAGCAGGAGGGCAAGCCGGTCTCCTTCGTCGAGGATTGCGCCGTGCCACTGCCGCACCTCGCCGACTACACCGAGCGACTCAACGCCATCTTCGCCAAGCATGGCACGCGGGGCACCATGTATGCGCATGCCTCCGAAGGTTGTCTGCATGTGCGGCCCGTCCTCAATTTGAAGCTGGAAAAGGACGTCAAGGCGATGCGCGCCATCGCCGAAGAGACGTTCGAGATGGTGCGCGAATACAAAGGTTCGCACTCCGGCGAGCATGGCGACGGACTGGTTCGCTCCGAATTTCATGAAGCGATGTTCGGTTCGCGGATCGTTGCCGATTTCAGGGAGGTCAAGCAGCGCTTCGATCCGGACAATCTGCTCAATCCCGGCAAGATCGTCGATCCGCCGAAGATGGACGACCGTTCGCTGTTCCGTTATCGGCCGGACTATCGCGTCACCGAGCTGAAGACCGTGCTCGACTGGTCGGCTTATCCCGGCGCCGGCGGCGGCTTTCAGGGCGCGGTCGAGATGTGCAACAACAACGGCGCCTGCCGGAAGCTCGAAGGCGGCGTGATGTGCCCGTCCTATCGCGCGACCCGCAACGAGAAGGACGTCACGCGAGGCCGCGCCAATACGCTGCGACTGGCGATCTCGGGACAGTTGGGTCCTGACGCGCTGGCTTCAGATGAAATGATGGAGACGCTGAAACTCTGCGTGTCCTGCAAGGCATGCCGTCATGAATGCCCGACCGGCGTCGACATGGCCAAGATGAAGATCGAGGTGCTGGCCGCACGCGCGGAGAAACACGGCCTTTCCCTGCGCGACCGGCTGGTCGGCTATCTGCCGCGTTATGCGGATCTCGCCTCCCGCTTTGCCCCGCTGGCCAACTGGCGCAACAGCAGTCCGCTGTTGCGTGCCCTGTTCGAGCAGTTTGCCGGCATCAGCGCGAAGCGCGCCCTGCCCGCATTCCGCCGCGACGTATTCAGGCCGGAAGCCGAAGTCTTCGGCCCGGCAGATGGCCACGAGGTCGTGCTGTTCGCCGACACGTTTAATCGTGCTTACGAGCGGGAGAATCTCGACGCCGCGCTACGCGTTCTGGTCGAAGCCGGATACCGCGTCCACTTGCCGAGACCGACGGATCGCGCCCGGCCGCTGTGCTGCGGACGGACCTTCCTTTCGGCGGGTCTGGTCGATCAGGCGCGCAACGAATTGAACCGGCTGGTCGCCACCTATGCGCCTTTCGCCGCACGCGGCGTGCCGATCGTCGGGCTGGAGCCGAGTTGCCTGCTGACGCTCCGTGACGAATTGCTCTCGCTACGCTCGGACGATGACGCCAAGCGCATCAGCACGCACGCATTGCTGTTCGAGGAGTTTCTGGTTCGTGAGGCGGAGGCCGGCCGCCTCAAGCTGCCGCTTGGCGCCATGCCGGCGAAAGCGTTGGTGCACGGCCACTGCCACCAAAAATCATTCGGCGCGTTCAAACCGGTCGAGAAGGTGCTGCGTCTCATTCCCGACCTCGGCGTCGAAACCATCGAGTCCAGTTGCTGCGGCATGGCTGGCGCCTTCGGCTACGGCGCCGATACCTATCAGGCTTCGATGGAGATGGCTGAGCTGTCGCTGCTACCGGCGGTGCGCCGCGCCGATACCGCCACGCTGATCGTTGCCGACGGCACCTCATGCCGCCATCAGATCAAGGATGGCACAAACCGTGCACCGCTTCACGTCGCCCGTGTGCTTGCGATGAGCCTCGACAGCGCGCAATCCAACCGTTAA